A section of the Pochonia chlamydosporia 170 chromosome 2, whole genome shotgun sequence genome encodes:
- a CDS encoding cAMP-regulated phosphoprotein family protein Igo1 (similar to Metarhizium acridum CQMa 102 XP_007807475.1) has translation MNPHQKNKVDVKSLSPEEQRLFRLYGKLPSRSDHFAKHLKDRKYFDSGDYAMSKAGKGDGVDAGAVGSQHPVPENIPHLSSPINNGASIPKHGHHGSIAGIQAGSPVKESSFLNRETSAEESSSTGDGTTSSTDKENTSVTSAPLQSNEGIPIRR, from the exons ATGAACCCTCATCAGAAAAACAAGGTTGATGTCAAG TCCCTCTCCCCTGAGGAGCAGCGACTCTTCCGACTATACGGCAAACTCCCCTCTCGATCCGATCACTTTGCGAAACATCTCAAGGACCGAAAATACTTCGATTCGGGCGATTatgccatgtccaaagccGGAAAAGGCGATGGTGTAGACGCAGGCGCTGTCGGCTCTCAGCATCCCGTTCCCGAAAACATCCCCCATCTGTCGTCCCCCATTAACAACGGAGCGAGCATTCCAAAGCacggccatcatggctcaaTTGCGGGCATTCAAGCGGGCAGCCCAGTCAAGgagagcagcttcttgaatcGCGAAACCAGCGCAGAGGAGAGTTCTAGCACGGGCGATGGCACAACGTCATCTACCGATAAGGAAAATACATCAGTTACTTCGGCGCCGCTACAGTCCAATGAGGGTATTCCTATTCGGCGATAG
- a CDS encoding GATA-type sexual development transcription factor NsdD (similar to Metarhizium acridum CQMa 102 XP_007807473.1) translates to MATATVLAPSAHYPQASSYSNYPPHQSGTTPAPAPSNPTGNMISSDHRRSSDEKEQSGRQSLPSISEVISGARPGQFPPPAQPNIQPGSSLPSPFATPAPRPYPESEKHSPQQLHTSTYPPRQEPLPAFADSPRPPFNGRHSLPPVSDRRATPPTKSDLPQHRLADPQQQPDPHGPNGAYGHPPPPTSHPYASGHLPPGQVPLPAYPISPRHAVPAPPGQYDPRGQPVRHEEPEYSNRARFEHAPNRHFETWSYQDALSRIGSASRTIFNFAEAYGRIAQEQHGSHPIPERLPTEREVNDMLGNIDMIKRSLEQVKDAVQASIQSERAREGTKGKGAFEEEHQDVPMYDNGMKPQYTMTEVKKRRGRAAPPGRCHSCNRIDTPEWRRGPDGARTLCNACGLHYAKLERKRQLEARSLRPKPEDRN, encoded by the exons ATGGCTACGGCGACAGTTCTAGCACCAAGCGCCCACTACCCCCAGGCTTCTTCATATTCAAACTATCCACCACATCAATCTGGGACAACACCGGCGCCAGCACCTTCGAACCCTACTGGCAATATGATTTCTAGCGATCATCGCCGCTCTTCCGACGAGAAGGAACAATCTGGCCGACAATCTCTACCGTCTATTTCAGAAGTCATCTCCGGAGCCAGACCGGGCCAGTTCCCCCCTCCTGCTCAACCCAACATTCAACCCGGGTCAAGTTTGCCTTCACCTTTTGCAACACCAGCGCCCCGTCCGTACCCGGAGTCTGAGAAGCATTCCCCTCAACAGCTGCATACATCAACATATCCGCCTCGACAAGAACCCTTACCTGCCTTCGCCGATTCCCCCCGCCCTCCTTTCAATGGTCGACACAGCCTCCCGCCTGTATCAGACCGTCGGGCAACACCTCCCACAAAATCTGACCTTCCGCAACATCGCCTTGCTGATCCCCAACAGCAACCGGATCCGCATGGACCGAACGGAGCATACGGTCAcccaccgccgccaacttcGCACCCATATGCCTCCGGGCATCTTCCTCCTGGCCAGGTGCCTCTTCCTGCTTATCCAATTTCACCTCGACATGCGGTGCCCGCACCACCGGGACAATACGACCCTCGTGGACAGCCTGTGCGACATGAGGAACCTGAGTACTCCAACCGTGCGAGATTCGAGCACGCGCCAAATCGTCATTTTGAGACGTGGAGCTATCAAGATGCTCTTAGCCGT ATTGGGTCCGCCTCACGAACAATATTCAATTTTGCGGAAGCGTATGGCCGTATAGCGCAGGAACAGCACGGCTCCCACCCAATTCCCGAGCGTTTGCCCACTGAGCGAGAGGTCAACGATATGTTGGGCAACATCGACATGATCAAACGCTCATTGGAGCAAGTCAAGGATGCCGTTCAAGCCTCAATTCAAAGCGAGCGAGCGAGAGAAGGCACAAAGGGGAAGGGGGCATTTGAGGAGGAGCATCAAGATGTCCCCATGTATGACAACGGAATGAAGCCCCAGTACACTATGACAGAGGTGAAGAAGCGTCGAGGC CGGGCTGCTCCTCCTGGTCGATGCCATAGCTGCAACAGAATTGATACCCCCGAGTGGAGACGTGGCCCGGATGGTGCCAGAACTCTATGCAACGCCTGTGGCCTTCATTACGCCAAACTCGAAAGGAAGCGACAGCTGGAGGCCAGATCTCTTCGACCCAAACCGGAGGATAGAAATTAA
- a CDS encoding Hsp70 family protein (similar to Metarhizium robertsii ARSEF 23 XP_007821784.2), which yields MNIMYSHIVGNSGISAPKIPTIIAYDEERPEDFKWGASVDALESGITGIKLLLDPEQARPLYLPSINVKKNLKELAKPPVEIAADFIGAIYKHALAEISKTVPKPYMDMCSKEFVVSVPAVWSDAAKNATLQAAKSAGIHPVTLIKEPEAAALHIVKSLDFSIKKGDAFVVCDAGGGTVDLISYEVEQIIPKLRVKELVPGTGGMAGSLGLNQRFAQAVHDLVGDDQWYILKKSKAWAMAQRQFDQEVKRAFKGERDEEEDLLRIFDPLIEDILRLIELQVQAIKLKRLKMGISGIMLVGGFGSSRYLMRRAKSHFLGIEVLQPQDAWAAIVKGSVLSQLPGQACVVSTSATMHYGTSACASYDLVEDAGQPTSVRRDGSIGVLKMEWFIKKGDDIHRDQKIKFPFFRSLEDDYTSEDLIFHDTLYQSRHNVAPVYPSTGKLMRETCSVRSDLTSVSKSHMIQKRDLLGVPYYDLHFHLVVSLQSAVMTFSLEVDGQTMGCVTVDYK from the exons ATGAACATAATGTACTCACATATCGTAGGAAATAGTGGCATCTCGGCCCCCAAAATTCCCACAATTATTGCTTACGATGAAGAACGACCAGAAGATTTCAAATGGGGCGCATCTGTAGATGCTCTTGAGAGTGGCATTACAGGCATcaaacttctccttgaccCAGAGCAAGCGAGACCTCTATACCTACCGTCGATCAATGTCAAGAAAAATCTCAAAGAGCTTGCCAAGCCACCGGTTGAGATTGCTGCTGATTTTATTGGAGCAATCTATAAGCATGCCTTGGCCGAAATTTCTAAAACTGTGCCCAAACCATACATGGACATGTGCTCGAAAGAATTCGTTGTGTCTG TCCCAGCTGTTTGGTCTGACGCCGCCAAGAATGCTACTCTCCAG GCTGCAAAGTCTGCTGGAATTCACCCAGTAACTCTCATTAAAGAGCCAGAGGCAGCCGCGCTACATATCGTCAAGAGTCTTGATTTCTCCATTAAAAAAGGAGACGCATTTGTGGTTTGCGATGCTGGCGGCGGAACTGTGGACCTCATCTCATACGAGGTGGAACAGATCATACCAAAACTACGGGTCAAAGAACTGGTCCCAGGAACAG GCGGTATGGCTGGGTCTCTGGGATTGAATCAACGGTTCGCTCAAGCTGTTCATGATCTAGTTGGGGACGATCAGTGGTACATTCTGAAAAAAAGCAAAGCGTGGGCAATGGCCCAAAGGCAGTTTGACCAGGAAGTCAAACGGGCTTTCAAAGGCGAACGTGATGAAGA GGAGGACCTCCTTCGGATTTTTGACCCTCTTATCGAGGATATTCTGAGGCTCATAGAGCTCCAAGTACAGGCCATAAAACTCAAACGCCTGAAAATGGGGATTTCT GGCATCATGCTGGTTGGCGGTTTTGGCAGCAGTCGTTACCTCATGAGGCGAGCCAAAAGCCATTTCTTGGGTATTGAGGTTCTTCAACCCCAGGATGCTTGGGCTGCCATCGTGAA GGGTTCTGTTCTCTCACAGCTCCCTGGTCAAGCTTGCGTAGTCAGTACTTCGGCAACTATGCACTACGGGACAAGTGCATGCGCTTCGTACGATTTGGTCGAGGATGCCGGACAACCAACAAGCGTCCGCCGAGATGGCTCAATTGGCGTACTAAAG ATGGAATGGTTCATAAAGAAGGGGGACGACATCCATCGTGACCAAAAGATCAAGTTCCCTTTCTTTAGAAGCTTGGAAGACGACTACACTAGCGAGGACCTCATATTCCACGACACACTTTACCAATCCCGACATAA CGTGGCGCCGGTCTATCCCTCCACAGGGAAGCTGATGCGAGAAACCTGTTCTGTAAGATCTGATCTTACCAGCGTGTCAAAATCTCATATGATTCAGAAGAGAG ACCTGCTAGGCGTCCCATA CTATGATTTGCACTTTCATCTTGTCGTCTCTCTCCAGTCTGCAGTCATGACTTTTTCCTTGGAAGTTGATGGCCAAACCATGGGATGTGTCACTGtggactacaaatga
- a CDS encoding glutamate--cysteine ligase (similar to Aspergillus terreus NIH2624 XP_001213219.1), with protein sequence MGLLALGTALEWPEAKKRADQVREWGIKQLLEIWNKAKGKERDAMLWGDEVEYLVVTYTKDEEKVLLSLRQAQILEALATDKELAKEGCVPALQDGPVQKSKTHPLPVFHPEFGRFMLEATPGKPWGIGFKELLDVEPDMKLRRKIAKDHMLSNEHPITLTTFPQIGIPGQFTDPYYPPSGSKLRSQFVPDEIANPHIRFPTLAANIRWRRGRKVQVNVPVFHDKNTPTPWKDPTVNYDLHNWPEDDDVRNGASPDDFIHMDAMAFGMGSCCLQITFQAKNITEGRQMYDQLSPLGPIMLALTAATPIYKGFLANTDVRWNQISRAVDCRTPEELGEKPLKNDRWRIPKSRYASNSTYISTDPRLRPEYMDPDLVIDPKIKAKLMEGGMDDLLATHFAHLFIRDPIVIFEEDLQELDLNKTDHFENIQSTNWQHMRFKPPPAENNIGWRVEFRPMEIQVTDFENAAFSVFMVLVTRAMLSFDLNFYIPIKKVDENMERAHAVDAVLREKFYFRKNPFPLRPSRANTVFGDESRPGSAMPSRCGSPGLPVDEEYGEMTIDEIINGSADGDFPGLIPIVESYLDSVNVDVETRCQLATYLSLISKRASGELDTTARWIRNFVDAHPRYKHDSVVDDVITHDLIGAVLAIGERESANRNFAGLGIHGLPRLLGGFRGGCGQDAVTNGENGNGNGNGDLVSGAVEENGSRKRKSEWLDVEQDRKE encoded by the exons ATGGGTCTTTT GGCGCTGGGAACTGCGCTGGAATGGCCGGAGGCAAAGAAGCGAGCCGACCAGGTTCGAGAATGGGGAATCAAA CAACTTCTTGAGATAtggaacaaggccaaggggAAGGAGCGAGATGCCATGTTATGGGGTGATGAG GTCGAGTACTTGGTCGTCACATATACCAAGGATGAAGAAAAGGTCCTGCTGTCTCTAAGACAAGCCCAGATTCTAGAAGCTTTGGCTACTGATAAGGAACTAGCCAAAGAAGGCTGTGTGCCTGCTCTTCAAGATGGACCTGTGCAGAAGTCCAA AACTCACCCGTTGCCGGTCTTTCATCCAGAGTTTGGCCGTTTCATGCTTGAAGCGACGCCGGGCAAACCATGGGGCATCGGCTTTAAGGAACTGCTCGATGTTGAGCCTGATATGAAGCTCCGTCGCAAGATCGCCAAAGACCACATGTTGTCCAACGAGCATCCCATTACTCTGACGACGTTCCCACAAATAGGAATTCCTGGACAGTTCACCGACCCTTATTATCCTCCATCCGGATCAAAACTTCGGTCACAATTTGTTCCCGATGAGATTGCCAATCCTCATATTAGATTCCCGACCCTGGCTGCCAATATCAGATGGCGCCGTGGCCGCAAGGTACAGGTCAATGTGCCTGTGTTCCACGACAAGAACACTCCTACCCCTTGGAAAGACCCAACCGTCAACTATGACCTTCACAATTGGccggaggatgatgatgtacGCAACGGTGCTTCTCCCGACGACTTTATCCAcatggatgccatggcattTGGCATGGGCAGCTGCTGTCTTCAGATCACCTTTCAAGCCAAGAATATCACTGAAGGCAGACAAATGTACGACCAGCTCAGCCCCCTGGGTCCGATCATGCTAGCCTTGACTGCCGCCACACCAATCTACAAAGGCTTCCTGGCCAACACCGACGTCCGATGGAACCAGATTAGCCGCGCGGTCGACTGTAGAACACCCGAGGAGTTAGGAGAAAAG CCTCTTAAAAATGATCGGTGGAGGATACCCAAGTCGCGATATGCTTCCAACTCGACATACATCTCAACAGATCCCAGACTGCGGCCAGAATACATGGACCCCGACCTAGTCATCGACCCCAAGATCAAGGCCAAACTAATGGAAGGCGGAATGGACGACCTTCTCGCCACCCACTTCGCCCACCTATTCATCCGTGATcccatcgtcatcttcgagGAAGACCTCCAGGAGCTCGACCTCAACAAAACAGACCACTTTGAGAACATCCAATCCACCAACTGGCAACACATGCGGTTCAAGCCCCCGCCCGCCGAAAACAACATCGGCTGGCGCGTAGAGTTCCGCCCCATGGAAATCCAAGTCACCGACTTCGAAAACGCCgccttctccgtcttcatgGTCCTCGTCACCCGCGCCATGCTCTCCTTCGACCTCAACTTCTACATCCCCATCAAAAAGGTCGACGAGAACATGGAGCGCGCCCACGCCGTCGACGCCGTCCTCCGCGAAAAGTTCTACTTCCGCAAGAACCCCTTCCCCCTGCGTCCCTCCCGCGCCAACACCGTCTTCGGCGACGAATCCCGCCCCGGCTCTGCCATGCCCAGCCGCTGCGGCTCCCCCGGCCTCCCTGTCGACGAGGAGTACGGCGAAATGACCATTGACGAAATCATCAATGGCTCCGCGGACGGCGACTTCCCCGGTCTTATCCCCATTGTGGAGAGCTACCTCGACAGCGTGAACGTCGATGTCGAAACTCGCTGCCAGCTAGCTACCTACCTCTCCTTGATTAGCAAGCGTGCGAGCGGCGAGCTCGACACCACAGCTCGGTGGATTAGGAACTTTGTCGATGCGCACCCACGGTATAAGCATGACAGTGTGGTAGACGACGTCATTACGCATGATCTTATTGGGGCCGTTCTCGCGATAGGAGAGCGAGAGAGTGCGAATAGGAACTTTGCTGGTCTTGGGATCCATGGCCTGCCTAGGCTGCTGGGTGGTTTTAGAGGCGGGTGTGGGCAGGATGCCGTGACGAATGGGGAGaacggcaacggcaatggTAATGGCGACTTGGTTTCTGGTGCGGTTGAGGAGAATGGCTCGCGAAAGAGGAAGAGTGAGTGGTTGGACGTGGAGCAAGATAGGAAAGAGTAA
- a CDS encoding RNase3 domain-containing protein (similar to Cordyceps militaris CM01 XP_006665758.1): protein MVTFSIPGDDVVEAATNGTPRSRPPLPFAKRAYSVASPFGSSSAKRLGTPHASSAKKLLTTRDDVPASSLNKSSIATARNIFRASTITDSPPASTFSPSIPNSTMKKVFAPGATPEPSRMYRNSIAQATPRGMAAKTTTKELFPMRIASPPSELTGEVLTQKVPKEWNAKGSIYADQFLAHLCPPELDEEQRRQFFCILDLRRLKYAANEIFSRKDWKLNVINFAKEFEKSRSIILLRYGLYEFQNVKPSKDVLKRWRREHGLPEPEEEEESEATPSKATASKKRKATDDYSETPALKGKRRALDDESGPVAAPVATTSTPFVSKNKRKASVSEEQPTKLQKSTPSSAKSLFEKIANKPKPAGEPAATAPKPSSFGANKPAASSSLARSVFTNLKPPGGPSAPGGAGGNIFGYLSDASSAKNSGVDADAESESESDQDDSQEAGQSDEPSVAASGVGDTGSQVGSSLFGKKPTLTAGGLGAGLSSAPDTRESTPGRSLFDRVTRGSDGQPVRIEEKIEASEPEPEPESEAVSESVSEAVSEKPAVADQTWNPSTTPIKFAPASTPAGASSMFGNSGAASGSSIFAPKGTASSNIFGAAKQDASSAKESSTGANTDATSKDGGESDKENESQPAKKTFFDTKPPASAPSPFGTSMFQSKPATTEAPKTTEAPKQASSLFGAKPDASKPAETTTSASSLFGQAGKPTESAPSPMFGAKPSEPAKASAGDAPKPAASLFGNAASSATAPAAGTAGSLFGSKPASTAGSLFGSGATTPTTQPQQPLFGATSAPTTDSTAAKADAPKPIFNFGPSATASKPMFGAPKSPPAGAAANNMFGSPMKQDDPSPAKKKAFNSGGADGDSAPLFSFGGSQPAAPSTGLFGASSAPAQNGGTASAGPVGFGGASSNTASSTGGFNFSFGGASTGGATAPSGGFNNPFASGSSGNNAAGSAAPGSGATFSFGAGSAPSGTSSPFQFGSGTGNASTPTGTGGSLFGANQGTSTSNAAPMFGGASGSGSAPSFNFSAGGAAPQGTGSVFGSNQAVPAFNLQPPAGGSTTTGTNSPLNFGGGSSLATTPAAGTPEPSTQADTAKDGEANNDDGEKHEQINLADGVHDDEDVLHEVRAKVLKFVPASEKSDDDKPKSKSPWSTQGVGQLRLLQHKETKLVRLLLRAEPRGHVALNRALLPNVTYKPDEKYVKVPTSNEKGDGLETWMIQVKTKDLAKELTEALEKNKVANKK, encoded by the exons ATGGTCACCTTCTCGATTCCCGGCGACGACGTCGTCGAGGCCGCTACTAACGGCACTCCGCGGTCTCGACCTCCGCTACCCTTTGCGAAGCGCGCGTATTCTGTTGCCTCACCCTTTGGGAGCTCGTCAGCGAAGCGTCTAGGCACGCCGCATGCTTCATCTGCGAAAAAGCTGTTGACAACGCGCGACGATGTCCCAGCTAGCAGTCTCAACAAGAGCTCCATCGCCACGGCACGAAACATATTTCGGGCGTCCACAATCACAGACAGTCCCCCTGCCTCTACGTTTTCCCCGAGCATCCCCAACAGTACGATGAAGAAGGTCTTTGCCCCTGGAGCGACACCAGAGCCCTCGCGGATGTACCGCAACTCTATCGCGCAGGCCACCCCTCGTGGCATGGCGGCCAAGACCACAACAAAGGAACTGTTCCCTATGCGCATCGCGTCACCACCTTCCGAGCTTACGGGCGAGGTTTTGACGCAAAAGGTTCCCAAGGAATGGAATGCCAAGGGCTCCATCTACGCTGATCAGTTCCTAGCACACCTCTGCCCCCCCGAGCTTGATGAAGAACAACGCCGCCAATTCTTCTGCATTCTCGACTTGAGGCGGCTGAAATATGCTGCTAACGAGATCTTTTCCAGAAAGGATTGGAAGCTGAATGTCATCAACTTTGCAAAGGAGTTCGAGAAGAGCCGAAGCATCATTCTCCTGCGGTACGGCCTGTACGAgttccaaaatgtcaagcCCTCCAAGGATGTCCTTAAGAGATGGCGTCGTGAGCATGGCTTGCCTGAAcctgaggaggaagaggaatcCGAAGCGACCCCTTCGAAGGCAACTGCCTCCAAGAAGCGAAAAGCTACCGATGACTACTCGGAGACGCCTGCCCTGAAGGGCAAGCGTCGAGCATTGGATGACGAGTCTGGGCCGGTGGCTGCTCCTGTTGCAACTACATCAACTCCCTTCGtgagcaagaacaagagaaAGGCATCAGTGAGCGAGGAGCAGCCCACCAAGCTGCAAAAGTCGACGCCGTCCTCTGCCAAGTCGCTTTTCGAAAAGATTGCCAACAAGCCCAAACCTGCTGGGGAACCTGCTGCTACCgcacccaagccaagctccTTTGGTGCCAACAAGCCTgctgccagcagcagcttggcTCGCTCTGTCTTCACGAACCTCAAGCCCCCTGGTGGACCATCTGCACCCGGCGGTGCAGGAGGCAACATCTTTGGGTACCTATCGGATGCCAGCTCCGCTAAGAACAGCGGTgtcgatgctgatgccgagAGCGAATCCGAGTCGGACCAAGACGATAGccaagaggctggccagaGTGATGAGCCCAGTGTTGCCGCAAGTGGTGTTGGAGACACTGGATCGCAGGTTGGATCTAGTCTTTTTGGCAAAAAACCTACCTTGACTGCAGGTGGCCTGGGTGCCGGTCTGTCCAGTGCCCCCGACACCCGAGAAAGCACTCCTGGCCGAAGCCTGTTCGATCGTGTCACCAGGGGCAGCGATGGCCAACCCGTCCGCATTGAAGAGAAGATTGAGGCATCCGAACCCGAACCCGAGCCCGAGTCAGAGGCAGTATCGGAGTCCGTCTCTGAAGCTGTGTCGGAGAAACCGGCTGTTGCTGACCAGACCTGGAATCCTTCAACTACGCCCATCAAGTTTGCGCCAGCTTCAACTCCTGCCGGCGCTTCGTCCATGTTTGGCAACTCTGGAGCGGCGTCTGGTAGTTCCATCTTTGCACCAAAAGGCACCGCCTCGTCCAATATCTTTGGTGCAGCAAAACAAGACGCGTCCTCCGCCAAGGAGTCGTCAACTGGAGCCAACACTGATGCGACTAGTAAGGACGGTGGTGAATCTGACAAAGAGAACGAGTCACAACCGGCCAAGAAGACCTTCTTCGACACCAAACCTCCTGCGTCGGCACCCTCTCCCTTTGgtacttcaatgttccagtcCAAACCGGCCACAACTGAAGCGCCAAAGACTACCGAGGCCCCCAAGCAGGCGTCAAGTCTTTTCGGGGCCAAACCGGACGCCTCCAAGCCTGCTGAGACAACAACCAGCGCATCCAGCTTGTTTGGGCAGGCTGGCAAGCCAACCGAGTCAGCTCCATCTCCCATGTTTGGTGCTAAGCCCAGCGAACCCGCGAAGGCTTCAGCAGGTGATGCTCCTAAGCCGGCGGCTAGTCTGTTCGGCAACGCTGCTTCGTCTGCAACTGCACCCGCCGCTGGCACTGCTGGATCCCTCTTTGGCTCTAAACCTGCCAGTACTGCTGGCAGCTTGTTTGGAAGCGGCGCAACGACCCCGacaacacaaccacagcaGCCTCTGTTTGGAGCTACATCTGCGCCAACGACTGACTCGACTGCGGCAAAGGCAGATGCGCCCAAGCCAATTTTCAACTTTGGTCCGTCGGCCACCGCGTCGAAGCCCATGTTTGGCGCTCCCAAGTCACCACCAGCTGGCGCTGCGGCGAACAACATGTTTGGTAGCCCCATGAAACAGGATGACCCTTCTCCtgcaaagaaaaaggccTTCAACAGTGGCGGCGCGGATGGTGACTCTGCTCCTCTCTTCAGCTTCGGCGGCAGCCAGCCAGCGGCTCCCTCGACCGGCCTTTTTGGAGCATCGTCAGCACCTGCGCAGAATGGTGGTACCGCTAGCGCTGGCCCTGTTGGCTTCGGTGGTGCATCGTCAAACACAGCCTCCAGCACGGGCggcttcaacttcagctTTGGGGGCGCCAGTACTGGTGGAGCAACGGCACCAAGTGGCGGGTTCAACAACCCCTTCGCTTCTGGCAGTAGCGGTAACAACGCAGCGGGTTCTGCTGCACCCGGTTCTGGGGCTACGTTCTCCTTTGGCGCTGGTTCTGCGCCGTCTGGCACTTCCTCACCTTTCCAGTTTGGCAGTGGTACCGGCAAtgcatcaacgccaaccgGTACTGGTGGCTCGCTGTTCGGCGCAAACCAAGGCACAAGCACCAGCAACGCGGCTCCCATGTTTGGCGGCGCCTCGGGATCTGGCAGCGCCCCTTCTTTCAATTTCTCGGCTGGAGGCGCCGCGCCGCAGGGGACTGGTTCCGTGTTTGGTTCCAACCAAGCTGTCCCGGCCTTCAACCTCCAGCCGCCAGCTGGTGGATCAACAACCACCGGGACCA ACTCCCCCTTGAACTTCGGAGGCGGCTCTAGTTTGGCCACGACGCCGGCTGCTGGGACCCCGGAGCCCTCAACTCAAGCAGACACTGCCAAGGACGGCGAGGCGAACAACGATGACGGCGAGAAGCATGAGCAGATTAACTTGGCGGACGGTGTtcatgacgacgaagacgtTCTTCACGAAGTTCGAGCAAAGGTTTTGAAGTTTGTTCCGGCATCGGAGAAGTCAGATGACGATAaacccaagtccaagagcCCGTGGTCCACCCAAGGAGTAGGACAACTGCGACTGCTGCAGCACAAGGAGACAAAGCTTGTCCGACTACTCTTGCGCGCCGAACCTCGCGGCCATGTGGCTCTCAACCGTGCCTTGCTACCAAACGTGACGTACAAGCCGGACGAAAAGTATGTCAAGGTGCCGACATCGAACGAAAAGGGGGATGGGTTGGAGACGTGGATGATTCAAGTCAAAACCAAGGACCTTGCCAAGGAATTGACAGAGGCCTTGGAGAAGAACAAAGTGGCGAATAAGAAGTAA